The following DNA comes from Mucisphaera calidilacus.
ACCGTCGGCAGGAAACTCGTCGAGCTCTGCAACCAGGGCCAGTTCCTCCAAGCCATCAACGAACTCTACGACGACAGCATCCACGCCATCGAGCCCTGCGCCATGCCCGGCATGGACCAGGACCTCAAAGGCATCGACGCCATCCGCCAGAAATCGCAGGGGTGGTCAGACAACCACGAAGTCCACAGCTGCGCGATCAAGGGCCCCTTCCCCCATGGCGACCGCTTCGCCCTCCTCATGAACATCGACGTCACCCCCAAGGCCGGGCCCATGGCCAACCAACGCATGCAGATGGAAGAGGTCTGCCTCTACACCGTCGCCAACGGAAAGATCGTCAAGGAAGAATTCTTCTACGACACCGAGTAAGCAACGCCAGCCCCAGCACCACACCCGACGACGGCTCGGGAACCTCCGGGATGTCCAGACTCACCAGCACGCGGTGCACGTTGTTCGTCTCATCCGTCTCACGCACGTAGTCCGACGGATCCACCTCCACCTCCAGCCAGTACGTCCCCGAAGGCACACCCGTCACGTCGATCCACTGCTCCGGGATCCCGTTGAAGTAGAGGTCCAGCCAGCCCACCGACACACCCAGGATCGGAGCACGGTAATCCTGGTAGACCGCCTTGGGCGAGGCGTTCGGCAGCGACAGATCCCAGAACGTCGAGTCCACCAGCGCCTGGCTCGTCTTGAGCTTCGTCGCCACCACGTCACCCACCCGATACGCATCCCCGTCAGGCACCGCCTCGAGCAGGCTGTATCGCGCCAGCCCCACAAGATAAAGATGCCCGAAGTGCGGGTGAGCATCCTCGAACACGCCCATCACCACACGCTCGTACGACCCGTCCTCCTGATAGATGTGCTGATACACCGTCTGCGTGCTCTGCTCGTCCGTTTCCTCGTACACCTCGAACGGGCCGTCGCCGATGTTCGGAATCGCCGTCGAAAACCGGAAGATCACACGCCCGGGCACCACATCCAGATCGAACGACCCGTCATACATGAACCCGCGTACGCGCGATGACACCGCCGTCAGGTCAGGCAGCAACGCCCCCGCCGACGCCGAGGACACCACCATCAGACTCATCACAACGCTCATCCAGACACGCATCGCATCGCCTCCTCCGTGCACAACACCCCGACAGTATGCGCCACGAATCGCGCCCCGGTCGGGCCAACCCGCCGCCGCAAACCAATCTTCAACCCGACACACCGGTAAAATACGGCCATGCCTGAGCCTACCCACCAGCTGATCACCATCGGCTGGCGCGAATACGTCGCACTGCCCGAATGGGGCATCACGCGCCTCCGCGCCAAGATCGACACCGGCGCACGAACCAGCGCCATCGACGTCCCCGAGATCGAGGAACTGCCCGACGACCGCATCCGCTTCGAAGTCGTTCTCAACCACGGACCCCGACGACGAGCACGCATCGTCGAGGCAGACGTCGTCCGAAC
Coding sequences within:
- a CDS encoding ATP-dependent zinc protease family protein — encoded protein: MPEPTHQLITIGWREYVALPEWGITRLRAKIDTGARTSAIDVPEIEELPDDRIRFEVVLNHGPRRRARIVEADVVRTTKVKPSTGEKQERIVCQTPMILAGQTTSIEISLVCRRRMQSRMLVGRSALAEHFLVDAARTFLHPPASGVRP
- a CDS encoding nuclear transport factor 2 family protein, coding for MPEKMSQTMTVGRKLVELCNQGQFLQAINELYDDSIHAIEPCAMPGMDQDLKGIDAIRQKSQGWSDNHEVHSCAIKGPFPHGDRFALLMNIDVTPKAGPMANQRMQMEEVCLYTVANGKIVKEEFFYDTE
- a CDS encoding lysyl oxidase family protein, producing the protein MRVWMSVVMSLMVVSSASAGALLPDLTAVSSRVRGFMYDGSFDLDVVPGRVIFRFSTAIPNIGDGPFEVYEETDEQSTQTVYQHIYQEDGSYERVVMGVFEDAHPHFGHLYLVGLARYSLLEAVPDGDAYRVGDVVATKLKTSQALVDSTFWDLSLPNASPKAVYQDYRAPILGVSVGWLDLYFNGIPEQWIDVTGVPSGTYWLEVEVDPSDYVRETDETNNVHRVLVSLDIPEVPEPSSGVVLGLALLTRCRRRILP